A genomic region of Burkholderia humptydooensis contains the following coding sequences:
- a CDS encoding VOC family protein — MTLPMTRVILYVHDVALLKSFYQKYFDLPVVEEIDGEWVVFKAGEIELALHLAGEAYQKKPAAPARRRTNTKFVFLIGTGIAEHHDQLAADGVVVQPMKRYDGFAYQMYDGVDPEGNVFQVMQFD, encoded by the coding sequence ATGACCCTTCCCATGACTCGTGTGATTCTTTACGTCCACGACGTGGCGCTGCTTAAGTCGTTCTATCAAAAGTATTTCGATCTGCCGGTCGTCGAGGAAATAGACGGCGAATGGGTGGTATTCAAGGCGGGAGAAATCGAACTGGCTCTGCACCTGGCCGGCGAGGCCTATCAGAAGAAGCCCGCGGCGCCCGCTCGACGGCGCACCAACACGAAATTCGTGTTCTTGATCGGAACGGGCATTGCCGAGCATCACGATCAGCTCGCGGCGGACGGCGTCGTCGTGCAGCCGATGAAGCGTTACGACGGCTTCGCTTATCAGATGTACGACGGCGTCGATCCGGAAGGCAACGTATTCCAGGTCATGCAGTTCGACTGA
- a CDS encoding MupA/Atu3671 family FMN-dependent luciferase-like monooxygenase, translating to MTLGQRRLWTLEQRHPGSAAYHHLSALRLAGPLDEAALRVCLQQAVDAHDSLRMRFPRVNGEPVCRIDARCALPLRRYDLSGIDADACDAALRQLAHEEVRRAFDLEAGPLLRASLLSIAPGQAVLLLCFHHMITDGWSLGILVNDIATRYRAYISNDAPPRDTAPRPARETIDDYVSQTLGAIGTPAHLASLNYWQQQLAGLRWTRIPVDAAPAAHAPVSRRGRTLRRRFDDVPTALDAPARKLCVTRYQLLLTAFLLYLSRRCGSNDVAIATLLANRNTRARQHLVGYLANTVVVRHRFAPEQRAAELVSGVAATVRDLLRHGEVSLYSIAEHIPQAVSREPSILFAFQNNPLPPMQLGDVALTALDLETGCAKFDLSVYVAESEGSLDLWIEYDTGLYRDASIASLIEGFRATIDALCAALADPGTSVERRLSGVVAPSALLGADPVANPDASLLRALLDCAARTPDAVALEADGQILTFARMRDGVASIAAALDRLGAAPGERVAILGERTPATLCTIWACLALGLTYLPLARDLPNAKLRLILDDAAPDWLLADAPVHDLPGAWRVVSPWLAGPPAHAALARAASLPPMLPAYLLYTSGSTGRPKGVLVSRANLDAFCAAMDQTVPRTRSDVWLAVSSLSFDISAVELLWAMSRGFRVRVDTLAALCASRAPSTREDAGPIPSLSAFYFGSTDLYAPDEHLRILEHTAQWADRHGFHALWTPERHFSSFGGFFSNPALTCTHLAALTERIAIRAGSVIGPLHHTVRLAEDWAAVARLSGGRAGLSLAPGWNPADFVLAGRPVAERADTVAQQVRDLRRLWNGEPIAFRDPDGRYFNARMPRVSRADVPLALTVSNRPEQFELAAEQGLDVLTHLLEQDVTQLSRNIERYRQTWQTCHGEASPPGRVVLMLHTYLDAADDTASAVAQPFLARYLASARNALRSLANGHETPEPHTESGLLDSAARRLIVERSLICGAGTARRRLRQLQRLGVDEIACLIDFGPDRAAILASLERLATVRDTACQPRAEPVAPPPATHLQCTPSAARLLVARADGLPAQLDRLACWAIGGEALDDALARQLRQSTDATLLNLYGPTEATIWATCAAIPARRVGPLSIGRPLAGTRVHLLDDALRPVPPGVEGQIHLGGAGVSQGYWRQPALSAAAFIPDPFGGPGARLYATGDYGRITASGTLEFTGRRDSQIKLHGHRVELTGLRDTLLRHSAVADAYVHPSADAATHSGPRIVAFVVPREPAGDALAADLRDHLGHYWELGSQPHDIVLVPSIPLTASQKTDTRRLDAMHRAHLEQASSVAPTCVDDPRSAAARAELIDIWRTALPGFEAGADFHRAGGNSLIAVRLLAQANARFGVDLTLQDFYRSPTLAGHLRAILASGARAPAGALTRIARRGDYPTSFAQRAMLILDAMGHARHDAYHDHVVLELDGALSVDALRRAYATLLQRHRIFTTAYRFEAGDYLQVWRDDVPPDFRIVDAPASRHEALLSAFVEEPFDLAGGRVVRALLLPIGGSASRLCVAIHHVVSDGATLRMMLEELLHHYQRAVDGQPVNAAEADWQYVDFAHWQRQHVDARRAELEAFWSSQLARGRCATRIGPARAPVDAGPMPAAGHLHIEIDAAATRIIDEQVVTHRIGELTVLTAPLVLVLEQPSADAPVAIATDARNRERPEFERIPGMMVNQLLLAMRMPDAGDLDTVLQACQRQIADAFSHQAYPYERLVALSRKSPAGPDGTALFDVKFVLNDARTPVAAPGFHIVERTLPPRVAKFGMLINIARDGDRFTGSIVFDSRRYSADAVRQLWDDYRFMLEHLPRMRDVRDARHALAARRSRGDAPRGPTPEAARAPDMPSLLMQLRNARRQPLAPARAMLRVLAEDAGCPVPRIEPERPGTPLATVIAEARSAIVEHVQRDGAVLLKGFAGVTAAELTRVATDLCGELVPYIERSTPRIRLGDSLYTATEYPAHQRIDLHNENAYAHRWPGTLFFWCAQPASSGGETLLADSRRILARLPDALRDTFLRKGVLYRRELGPPLGMAWQYVFQCDQRNEADALGRAAGYQITWRSDERVSLARVADAVATHPVTGAACWFNHALFFHESSLPDGIRDGLRTLYGEDYLPHQSFYGDGSPIDQPALDALRSAHRHCERTLRLEQDDVLIIDNLLMAHGRCAYEGPRDIRLIMGKTIE from the coding sequence ATGACGCTGGGACAACGGCGGCTGTGGACGCTCGAACAACGTCATCCCGGCAGCGCCGCCTACCACCACCTCAGCGCGCTGCGACTCGCGGGTCCGCTGGACGAGGCCGCGCTGCGCGTGTGCCTGCAGCAAGCCGTCGACGCGCACGACAGCCTGCGCATGCGCTTCCCGCGCGTGAACGGCGAGCCGGTGTGCCGGATCGACGCGCGCTGCGCGCTGCCGTTGCGGCGCTACGATCTGAGCGGAATCGATGCGGATGCGTGCGACGCAGCGCTCCGGCAGTTGGCGCACGAAGAAGTCCGGCGCGCGTTCGATCTGGAAGCCGGGCCGCTGCTGCGCGCGAGTCTGCTGTCGATCGCGCCCGGACAAGCCGTTCTGCTGCTCTGCTTTCACCACATGATCACGGATGGCTGGTCATTAGGCATCCTGGTCAATGACATCGCGACGCGATATCGCGCCTATATATCGAACGACGCGCCGCCCCGGGACACTGCGCCCCGCCCCGCGCGCGAGACGATCGACGACTATGTCTCCCAGACGCTCGGCGCGATCGGGACGCCCGCCCATCTCGCGTCGCTGAACTACTGGCAACAGCAGTTGGCTGGCCTGAGATGGACGCGGATTCCGGTCGACGCCGCGCCGGCGGCACACGCGCCGGTCTCCCGGCGGGGCCGCACGCTGCGCCGCCGTTTCGACGACGTGCCGACGGCGCTCGACGCGCCGGCGCGCAAGCTGTGCGTAACGCGCTATCAGTTGTTGCTGACCGCGTTCCTGCTGTACCTGTCCCGACGTTGCGGCAGCAACGATGTCGCGATCGCGACGCTGCTCGCCAACCGCAACACGCGCGCCCGGCAGCACCTCGTCGGCTACCTCGCCAACACGGTCGTGGTTCGGCATCGTTTCGCGCCGGAACAGCGGGCGGCCGAACTCGTCTCCGGCGTGGCGGCCACGGTCCGCGATCTGCTGCGGCACGGCGAGGTATCGCTGTACAGCATCGCGGAGCACATCCCGCAAGCGGTATCGCGGGAGCCGTCCATTCTGTTCGCTTTCCAGAACAACCCGTTGCCGCCGATGCAGCTCGGCGACGTGGCGCTGACGGCGCTCGACCTCGAAACGGGTTGCGCAAAATTCGATCTCAGCGTCTATGTCGCGGAAAGCGAAGGCAGTCTCGATCTGTGGATCGAATACGATACGGGGCTTTATCGCGACGCGAGCATCGCGTCGCTCATCGAGGGCTTCCGCGCGACGATTGACGCACTGTGCGCGGCGCTCGCCGATCCCGGCACGAGCGTCGAGCGGCGGCTCTCCGGCGTCGTCGCGCCGTCCGCGCTGCTCGGCGCCGATCCGGTCGCGAACCCGGACGCGTCGCTGCTCCGCGCGCTGCTGGACTGCGCGGCGCGCACGCCGGACGCGGTCGCGCTCGAAGCCGACGGCCAGATCCTCACCTTTGCCCGCATGCGCGACGGCGTCGCGTCGATCGCCGCCGCCCTCGATCGGCTTGGCGCGGCGCCGGGCGAACGCGTCGCGATACTTGGCGAACGCACCCCGGCCACGCTGTGCACGATCTGGGCCTGCCTCGCGCTCGGTCTCACCTACCTGCCGCTCGCGCGGGATCTACCGAACGCGAAGCTGCGGCTCATTCTCGACGATGCGGCGCCCGACTGGCTGCTCGCCGACGCGCCCGTGCACGATCTGCCGGGCGCGTGGCGGGTGGTGTCGCCCTGGCTCGCGGGTCCGCCGGCGCACGCGGCGCTCGCGCGCGCGGCGTCGTTGCCGCCGATGCTGCCGGCCTACCTGCTCTACACGTCCGGATCGACGGGCCGCCCCAAAGGCGTCCTCGTGTCGCGCGCCAACCTGGACGCCTTCTGCGCGGCGATGGACCAGACCGTGCCCCGCACACGCTCGGATGTCTGGCTCGCGGTGTCGAGCCTGTCGTTCGACATTTCCGCCGTCGAACTCCTGTGGGCAATGAGCCGGGGCTTCCGGGTCCGGGTCGACACCCTGGCGGCGCTCTGCGCGTCGCGCGCGCCGAGCACGCGCGAGGACGCCGGCCCGATCCCGTCGCTGAGCGCCTTCTACTTCGGGTCCACGGACCTGTACGCGCCCGACGAGCACCTCCGGATCCTCGAGCACACGGCCCAATGGGCCGATCGCCACGGCTTCCACGCGCTCTGGACGCCCGAGCGTCACTTCTCGTCGTTCGGCGGTTTTTTCTCGAACCCCGCCCTGACCTGCACGCATCTCGCCGCGCTCACCGAGCGCATTGCGATTCGCGCCGGCAGCGTCATCGGTCCGCTGCACCATACTGTCCGGCTGGCGGAGGACTGGGCCGCCGTCGCGCGGCTGTCGGGCGGCCGCGCCGGCCTCTCGCTCGCCCCAGGCTGGAATCCGGCCGATTTCGTGCTCGCCGGGCGACCGGTCGCGGAACGCGCGGACACCGTGGCACAGCAGGTGCGCGACCTGAGGCGGCTATGGAACGGCGAGCCGATCGCGTTTCGCGATCCCGACGGACGCTATTTCAACGCCCGCATGCCGCGTGTGTCGCGCGCCGACGTCCCGCTCGCGTTGACGGTGTCGAACCGCCCCGAGCAGTTCGAACTCGCGGCGGAACAGGGACTCGACGTACTCACGCATTTGCTCGAACAGGACGTGACGCAGCTATCGCGCAATATCGAGCGTTACCGCCAAACCTGGCAGACCTGTCACGGCGAGGCGAGCCCGCCGGGCCGCGTCGTGCTGATGCTGCACACCTACCTCGACGCCGCCGACGACACGGCGTCCGCCGTCGCCCAGCCATTTCTCGCCCGCTATCTGGCCAGCGCGCGCAACGCGCTGCGCAGTCTCGCGAACGGCCATGAGACGCCCGAGCCTCACACGGAAAGCGGACTGCTCGACAGCGCCGCCCGGCGGCTCATCGTCGAGCGCAGCCTGATCTGCGGCGCGGGGACGGCGAGGCGGCGGCTGCGGCAACTGCAACGGCTCGGCGTAGACGAAATCGCCTGCCTGATCGATTTCGGTCCCGATCGCGCAGCCATCCTCGCCAGCCTGGAGCGGCTCGCAACGGTGCGCGACACCGCCTGCCAGCCGCGCGCCGAACCCGTCGCGCCGCCGCCCGCGACCCACTTGCAATGCACGCCGTCGGCCGCACGGCTGCTCGTCGCGCGTGCGGATGGTCTGCCCGCGCAACTGGACAGACTCGCCTGCTGGGCGATCGGCGGCGAGGCCCTCGACGACGCGCTGGCGCGGCAGTTGCGCCAGTCGACCGACGCGACCCTGCTGAACCTGTATGGCCCGACCGAAGCGACGATATGGGCCACCTGCGCCGCCATTCCCGCGCGGCGCGTCGGGCCGCTCAGCATCGGCCGGCCGCTGGCGGGCACGCGCGTCCATCTGCTGGACGACGCGCTGCGCCCCGTGCCGCCGGGCGTCGAAGGGCAGATCCATCTCGGCGGCGCGGGCGTCTCGCAAGGGTACTGGCGACAACCCGCGCTGAGCGCGGCAGCCTTCATCCCGGATCCGTTCGGCGGGCCCGGCGCGCGCCTGTACGCCACGGGCGACTACGGCCGCATCACTGCGTCCGGGACGCTCGAATTCACTGGCCGCCGCGACAGTCAGATCAAGCTTCATGGCCATCGCGTCGAACTGACGGGCCTGCGCGACACGCTGCTGCGGCATTCCGCCGTGGCGGATGCGTACGTTCATCCGAGTGCGGACGCGGCGACGCACAGCGGGCCGCGGATCGTCGCCTTCGTCGTGCCGCGCGAGCCGGCGGGCGACGCACTGGCCGCCGATTTGCGCGACCACCTCGGCCATTACTGGGAGCTCGGCAGCCAGCCGCACGACATCGTTCTCGTGCCGTCGATCCCGCTCACCGCCAGCCAGAAGACCGACACTCGGCGTCTTGACGCCATGCATCGCGCGCACCTCGAACAAGCGTCATCCGTCGCGCCGACGTGCGTCGACGATCCCCGGTCAGCCGCGGCCCGCGCCGAACTGATCGACATCTGGCGGACGGCGCTGCCCGGCTTCGAGGCCGGCGCGGATTTTCATCGCGCGGGCGGCAATTCGCTGATCGCGGTGCGGCTGCTGGCGCAGGCGAACGCCCGCTTCGGCGTCGACCTCACGCTGCAGGACTTTTACCGCTCGCCGACGCTGGCCGGTCATCTGCGCGCGATCCTCGCGAGCGGCGCCCGCGCGCCGGCAGGCGCGCTGACGCGCATCGCACGACGCGGCGACTATCCGACCTCGTTCGCGCAGCGCGCGATGCTCATTCTCGACGCGATGGGCCATGCGCGTCACGACGCCTATCACGATCATGTCGTGCTCGAACTCGACGGTGCGCTATCGGTCGACGCGCTCCGGCGAGCCTATGCGACGCTGTTGCAGCGTCACCGCATCTTCACCACCGCCTACCGCTTCGAGGCAGGCGACTACCTGCAGGTATGGCGCGACGATGTCCCGCCTGATTTTCGTATCGTCGACGCCCCGGCGTCCCGTCACGAAGCCCTCCTGAGCGCTTTCGTCGAGGAGCCGTTCGATCTGGCCGGCGGCCGGGTCGTGCGCGCGCTGCTGCTGCCGATTGGGGGCTCCGCGTCGCGCCTGTGCGTCGCCATCCATCACGTCGTCAGCGACGGCGCGACCTTGCGGATGATGCTGGAAGAATTGCTGCACCACTACCAGCGGGCCGTGGACGGCCAGCCGGTGAACGCGGCCGAGGCCGACTGGCAGTACGTCGATTTCGCGCACTGGCAGCGCCAGCACGTCGATGCCCGCCGCGCGGAACTGGAAGCCTTCTGGAGCAGCCAGCTCGCCCGCGGCCGCTGCGCCACGCGCATCGGGCCGGCGCGCGCGCCGGTCGACGCCGGCCCGATGCCCGCGGCCGGACACCTGCACATCGAAATCGACGCCGCCGCAACGCGGATCATCGACGAACAGGTCGTCACGCATCGCATCGGCGAACTGACCGTGCTGACCGCGCCCCTCGTTCTCGTGCTCGAGCAACCCAGCGCGGACGCGCCCGTCGCGATCGCCACCGATGCGCGCAACCGCGAACGTCCGGAGTTCGAGCGCATTCCCGGCATGATGGTCAACCAGTTGCTGCTGGCCATGCGCATGCCCGACGCGGGCGACCTCGACACGGTCCTGCAAGCCTGTCAGCGCCAGATCGCCGATGCGTTCAGCCATCAGGCGTATCCGTACGAGCGGCTGGTCGCGCTGTCGCGCAAATCGCCGGCAGGGCCCGACGGCACGGCGCTGTTCGACGTCAAGTTCGTGCTGAACGATGCGCGCACACCGGTCGCCGCACCTGGCTTTCACATCGTCGAGCGCACGCTGCCGCCGCGCGTCGCGAAGTTCGGCATGCTCATCAACATCGCGCGCGACGGCGACCGCTTCACGGGAAGCATCGTGTTCGACAGCCGCCGCTACTCGGCCGATGCCGTCCGGCAACTATGGGACGACTACCGCTTCATGCTCGAACACCTGCCGCGCATGCGCGACGTGCGCGACGCGCGACACGCGCTGGCGGCGCGGCGCAGCCGCGGCGACGCGCCACGCGGCCCGACGCCCGAAGCCGCGCGCGCTCCGGACATGCCGTCGCTGCTGATGCAGTTGCGCAACGCGCGCCGCCAGCCGTTGGCGCCCGCGCGCGCGATGCTGCGCGTGCTCGCGGAGGACGCCGGCTGCCCCGTGCCCAGGATCGAACCGGAGCGTCCCGGCACGCCGCTCGCGACCGTGATCGCGGAAGCGAGAAGCGCCATCGTCGAACACGTTCAACGCGATGGCGCGGTCTTGCTGAAAGGTTTCGCCGGCGTCACCGCCGCCGAACTCACGCGGGTCGCGACCGACCTGTGCGGTGAACTCGTCCCGTACATCGAACGGTCGACGCCGCGCATCCGTCTGGGCGATTCGCTCTACACGGCGACGGAATACCCGGCGCACCAGCGTATCGACCTGCACAATGAAAATGCCTATGCGCATCGCTGGCCGGGGACCCTGTTCTTCTGGTGCGCGCAGCCCGCCTCGTCGGGCGGCGAAACGCTGCTGGCGGATTCCCGCCGCATCCTCGCCCGGCTTCCGGACGCGCTGCGCGACACGTTCCTGCGCAAAGGCGTGCTGTACCGGCGCGAGCTCGGCCCACCGCTCGGCATGGCGTGGCAGTACGTGTTTCAGTGCGACCAGCGCAACGAAGCCGACGCCCTCGGCCGCGCCGCGGGCTACCAGATCACCTGGCGTTCGGACGAACGCGTCAGCCTGGCCCGTGTCGCGGACGCAGTCGCGACGCATCCTGTCACCGGCGCCGCGTGCTGGTTCAACCACGCGCTGTTCTTCCACGAAAGCAGCCTGCCCGACGGCATTCGCGACGGTCTGCGCACGCTGTACGGGGAAGACTACCTGCCTCATCAGTCGTTCTACGGGGACGGCTCGCCGATCGATCAGCCCGCGCTCGATGCGCTCCGCTCGGCGCATCGGCATTGCGAACGCACGCTGCGGCTGGAACAGGACGATGTGTTGATCATCGACAACCTGCTGATGGCCCACGGCCGTTGCGCGTATGAAGGCCCGCGCGACATCCGGCTGATCATGGGAAAAACAATCGAATGA